The Candidatus Methylacidiphilales bacterium genomic interval ATATACCCGTGACCGACGAGCAACAAAGCGGGGCGGCTTTTTGGCCCCAGCCCAGAGGGTGATGGCGGCACCTGCCCACCCCCTTCGTCGTCTCTTCCTTGCGTATCTCGTCCCGATATGCGCGGTCGCTCCTCCTCGGGCCCGGGCAGGTGGCACTCATCACGCGGGCCACGGGGGTTATCCGGATAGGCTCTTGGGAAGAATGAATGCAAACCGGCTCGGCAGGAGCCTCGCCCTCCCGCTGGCCCTGTCATTCAGTCAATACGATTTGGTTTTACTCGTTTTCATTCTCCTGCCCTCCGGGGTTAGGAGAACGAGCATAAGAACGAGTTGAAAACGTGCCAGTGAAATGGAACATCTCTAAAGCTTCGCCAAGATGGTATTGAGCGTCTTGCTGGGGCGCAGGGCGGCCACGGCCTTGGCCTCGTCGGGGCGGTAATAGCCCCCGATGTCGACCGGGTGGCCCTGGACGGATTTCAGTTCCTCCACAATCCGGGCTTCGTTCCCCTCCAACTCCCGGGCAATGGGCGTGAACACGGATTGCAGTTCCCGGTCCTTGGTTTGTGCGGCCAATTCCTGGGCCCAATACAGGGCCAGATAAAAGTGGCTGCCGCGGTTGTCGAGGGTGCCGAGTTTGCGACCGGGGGAACGGTCGTTTTCCAAGAACTTGCCGGTGGCGGCATCAAGGGTCTCGGCAAGGACGCGGGCTTTCTCATGCTGGTAGGTGGTGGCGATGTGCTCGAAGGACGGGGCCAGGGCGAAGAATTCCCCCAGTGAATCCCAGCGGAGGTAGTTGTCCTGGAGGAACTGCTCCACGTGCTTGGGAGCCGAACCCCCGGCGCCGGTTTCAAACAAGCCGCCCCCGTTCATGAGGGGGACGATCGACAACATCTTGGCGCTGGTGCCCACTTCCAGGATCGGGAAGAGGTCGGTGAGGTAGTCCCGCAGGACGTTGCCAGTGACCGAAATGGTGTCGAGTCCCTGGACAATCCGCTCCAGGCTGAACTGGCAGGCGGCGGCGGGCGGGAGGATGCGCAGGTCCAGACCGGAGGTGTCGTGGTCCTTCAAGTAGGTGTTCACCTTGGCGATGATCTGGGCGTCGTGGGCGCGTTTTTCATCGAGCCAGAAGACGGCGGGGGTCTTGGAGGCACGGGCCCGGCTCACGGCCAGTTTGACCCAGTCGCGCACCGGGGCGTCCTTGGTTTGACAGGCGCGCCAGATGTCTCCCGCTTCGACTGCGTGCTCCATCAAAACTTCCGCCTTCTGACCTCCGCCGCCTGGCGTCGGAACGGTGACCACGCGCACCGTTCCATTTGAGGGAAGCTCGAATGTTTTATTGTGGGAGCCGTATTCCTCGGCCGCCTGGGCCATGAGGCCGACGTTGGAAACGGAACCCATGGTGCGCGGGTCCAGGGCCCCCTGTTTTTTGCAGAAGTCGATCACGGTTTGGTAAACGCCGGCGTAACAACTGTCGGGAATGACCGCGAGGGTGTCCTGGGGTTTGCCCTGGGCGTTCCACATCCGGCCGGAAGTGCGGATCATGGCGGGCATGGAGGCATCGACAATGACGTCGCTGGGCACGTGGAGGTTGGTGATGCCCTTGTCGGAGTTGACCATGGCCAGCGCGGGGCCGGCTTCATAGGCGGCCAGAATGCCGGCCTCGATGGCGGCCTTCTGGTCCGGCGGGAGGGAGGCGATCTTGGCCACCAGATCACCCAATCCATTGTTGAAATCGACCCCGAGTTTTTCCAACAACGGGCCGTGATCCGCGATGAGGTTGCGGAAGAAGACCTTCACCGCGTGTCCGAAAAGGATGGGGTCGGAGACCTTCATCATGGTGGCCTTGAGGTGGAGCGAGAACAGCACGCCGTCCTGCTTGGCGCGGGCGATTTGCTGCTGGTAGAAGGCCACCAGGGCCCGGCGGCTGAGGAAGGTGCCGTCGAGGATTTCGCCGGCTTGGAGCGGGAGGTTGTCTTTGAGGACTACCGCCGTGGCAGATCCAGTCGGGACGAATTCGATGCGCACGGTGACGGCTTCGGGCACGGTGACCGACTTTTCATTGGAGAAGAAGTCGTCCCGACCCATGGTGGCGACGGCGGTCTTGGAATCCTTCGTCCAGGCCCCCATGGAGTGGGGGTGTTTGCGGGCGTAATCCTTGACCGCCTTGGGGGCGCGGCGGTCGGAGTTTCCCTCGCGCAGGACGGGGTTGACGGCACTGCCCTTGACCTTGTCGTAGCGCGCCTTGGCATCTTTTTCGGCGGCGTTCTGCGGCACTTCGGGATAAGCGGGCAGGGCGTATCCCTTGGCCTGAAGCTCCGCGATGGCGGCCTTAAGCTGGGGAACGGAGGCGCTGATGTTGGGCAGCTTGATGATGTTGGCCTCGGGCTTGAGGGTCAATGCCCCGAGCTCGGCCAGGGCGTCCGGAACCTGCTGGCCGGCGGGAAGCAGGTCGCGGAAAGCGGCGAGGATGCGACCGGAAAGGGAGATATCGCGTGTTTCCACGCTGACTCCGGCCTGTTTGCTGTAGGCCTGCACGATGGGAAGGAGGGAATAAGTCGCCAGTGCGGGGGCTTCGTCGGTCAGGGTGTAGAGGATGGTGGGTTGGGTCATGGGTGCCTTGGGTTGGAAGAATGGATTCTTTGAGTTAAAGGATTTTGAAGCCGGGAGTCAATGGGGCGGATGCCTGCCGGACCGGCCCTTTGGGGGCCCATCCAAGGGGGGGGCGCTAGGTCACTTTTGCCCTTTCATCGTGCTTCCTGCCGCTTGGGCAGCGATGGTGAACAGAATATTAATGGAAGGTTAGCACTTGGGAGATAGGCATTTAGGCGATTCAAGCCGCTTCGACACCTCTTTTTCACGTCAACCGGGTACGCTCTGTGCTAATATCACAGTGTTATGGAAGCGATCCAACCCCAAGCGATGGAAACCCCGCGCGAATCCGAACAGGTTTTCGTTCCGGGCTTGGCCACGATATCCGGCACCGGCACCCAAATGACCTGGGTGTCGGAGTTGATCGGCTATACGGTCAACGGTTGTTTCAAGATCCGCGACCAGTCGGGACAGGTCCGCATCGTCAAGCGGCACAAGTCCAAGGACCGACCCGGGATGAAAGCCTGGATCAGCCTGAACTGACCGGGACCCTCGCTCCCCTATTTTCCTTGTTTTCCTTATCTCGCTCATCCGCCCGATCTCTTTTCCCTCTTTCCCAGTTTCCTGTCATTTCGTGAATTGATCCAAGGCAGGCGAGGTTCCCCGGGTCACCCGGGCTCCGCCGTTGGCGGCGAGGTGGTTCAGGACGTGATAGACATCCTCGGGATCTGCGGATAATCCGGCCGCCAGAGTCTCGGCCGTGACCGGCCCGGAGGCCGATGCCGACGCCAAAGCCGCCACCGTTTTCGACTGCAATTCCAAAAGGCGCGAGGCCGCCTTCTTGCCCGCCTCGACCCCGGGCTGGTGGTAGGCGTTGATGTTGACGAAGGAGGCGTAAAAGCCGACCGCGCGTTCATAGAGCGCGATCAGCGCACCAAGTGTGCGGGGAGAAACGGCGGCGATGCTGACGGTGATGTTTTCCCGGCCACCCTCGCTGAGGGCGGCACGTGTTCCGCGGAGGAATCCCTGGAGGTAGTCGCCGGAAGTGAAACCGGGATCGACTTCGACCCGGGCCCCGCCCGCCTGCCGGACTTCGATGAAGGTGGCGAAGAAGTTGTTGATCCCGTCGCGCAACTGCTGGACGTAGGCGTGCTGGTCGGTCGACCCCTTGTTGCCGTAGACCGCGATGCCCTGGTGGACGGTCTTTCCATCCAGGTCCTTTTCCTTGCCCAGCGACTCCATCACCAATTGCTGGAGGTATTTGCTGAAGAGGACAAGACGGTCCTTGTAAGGCAGGACAACCATGTCCTTGGCCCCGCGGCCACTGCCGGCATGGTGCCACATCAGGGCCAGGAGGAGGGCCGGGTTCTGGCGGACTTCCCCAGCCCGGGTGGCCGCGTCCATTTCCTTCGCCCCCTCGAGGAAGGCATCAATGTCGATGCCCTGCAGGGCCATGCCGACGAGGCCGACGGTGCTCATGACCGAGGTGCGCCCGCCCACCCAGTCCCACATGGGGAATCGCTTGAGCCAGCCACCCGCCACGGCAACCTTGTCGAGGTTGCTGCCGACGCCGGTGATGGCCACGGCATGCGGGGCGAAATCAAGACCCCTGGCCTGGTAGGCGGCTTGGACTTCCAACATGCCGTTGCGGGTTTCCGGGGTGCCCCCGGACTTGGAGATGACCAGAACCAGGGTGCGGCCCAGGTCGGTGCCGATGGCGGTCAAAACGCGGGCCATGCCTTCCGGATCGGTGTTGTCGAGGAAGTGGACATGCATCTTGTCCGCAGAAGTGCCGAGGGCATCGGCCAGCAGTTGCGGCCCCAGGGCGGAGCCCCCGATGCCGACGATGAGGACGCGTTCGAACTTGGGAAACTTCGGGGGGCGGACCGCCCCGCTGTGCACCGAGGCCGCGAATTGTTTCACATCGGCCAGGGTATCGATGATTTCTTTTTTCAACGCCGCATCCGGAGTGATGGCGGGATTGCGGAGCCAATAGTGGCCGACCATCCGTTTTTCATCGGGATTGGCGATGGCCCCGCCCTCGAGGGCTTTCATATCGGCCAGGGCCTTGGTGGTGGCCGGTGCCATGGTGGAGAAGTAGCCCTCTGGAAAATTCATCCGGCTGATGTCGAGGCTGAGGTCAAGGCCCTCGTGGCGGTAGAGGGTTTCTGTGTATTTTTTCCAGTGTGGGGTGCTCATGGGGAATGTCCTGGTATCTCTTCTTTATTGGGGGGTGGGGTTGGCGAAAGTTGACTCAGATTGTTAAACGTCGGTATCCGGCGCAAGTGTTATCCATGCCGGTCTCAACGGAAAAGGTGGGGCCATTTTTCCTTCCAGTCAGGGCGCAGCGGCTGCGGGCGGCCGGTGGCCAGGTTGACCGGCACCATGATCTGGCGGCAGCGCACCAACACCGTGGCATCGTCGGTGCGTCGCATCTCAAATTCCAGATGGAAGCGCACCCGCTCGATTCCGGTCAAACGGCCGACGATCTCCAAGGGATCTCCCAGGCGGGCCGGGCGCAAATAATCGATCTCGGTGCGGGCCACCACGGGACAGTCCCTTCCACCGGTCATCTCGGCCAGGGGCCACCCCAGATGCTCCGCCAGTTCGCTCCGGGCCTGCTCGATCAAGCGCAGGTAGGCCACATTGTGCACCACGCCCCCGGCGTCGGTGTCGTAGAAATAAATCTTCACCGGCAGGGCCAGTTCCGGAACTTCAGGATGGCTGTGGGCGGACATGGAAGCGAGTGGTCGGGTGTGTCGGAGGCAGGCCGGGTTGGGATCAGTCCCCGATTTCCTTTTCCAAAGCCTTGGTGATGGCCTTCACCACTTTGACCCGGGCGTGCCATTTGTAGTTGCCCTCGATCAGGTTCCAGGGGGCGTGCGGAGGACTGGTCAGGCGGAACATCTCCTCCGCGGCCTCATTATGCTGGTCCCACTTCTCCCGGTTGCGCCAGTCCTCATCACTGATTTTCCAGTGCTTGTAGGGATCGGCCTCACGACGCTTGAAACGCATCAATTGCTCCTCCTTGGTGATGTGGATGTAGAACTTGAGCAGGATGGTGCCATCATCGACCAGAGTCTTCTCGAAGGAATTGATTTCATCATAAGCCCGCCGCCATTCCTTGCGCGTGGCGAACTCCTCAACCCGTTCGACCAAGACGCGCCCATACCAACTGCGGTCGAAGATGACCGCCTGCCCGTAGGCCGGAATCTTCCCCCAGAAGCGCCAGAGGTAGTGGTGGGCGTATTCTTCCGGTGTGGGCTTGACGATCGAATAGACACGGATGTTGCGGGGGTCGAGTTTCTCGGTGACCCGTTTGATGACGCCGCCCTTGCCGGCGGCATCCGGCCCCTCGAATACCAGAACCAGATTCCGGCGCTTTTCCAGGAGGATGCGCTGGCGGTGGAGCAATTCGAGTTGGTACTTGCTCAACCGCTCCTTGTATTCCTCCTTCGAGGCGATTTGTTTCTGCAGGTCCAATTCGTCGAGCAATCCCATGCCCTTTTCCTAGAGGAAGCCGCGCCTGAGGCGAGGGAAAACTGGACCGGATTTGGCTTTGCCTGAGGGGGGCATTGCGCTGTCATGGTCAGTCCATGATCCTGCGCGAATACCCGGACGAGTCCTCTTGGCTGGAAACACTGCTCCTTGAGTGGCGGGCGCTCGGCGGGGAAGCGGTGGCCCGGCGGGGGGCCTTCCAGGTCGCGTTATGCGGCGGATCCACCCCGGGGGCTTTCTACCGTGCCCTGGCCCGGTCCGACTGGCCCTGGTCGGCCACCCACTTGTTCATCGGCGACGAACGTTGCGTCGGGCCTGAACACAAAGACAGCAATTACCGGATGATTTTTGAATCCCTCTACCCGAAAAAACCCGTCCTGCACCGGTGGAAAACGGAAATGCGCGATTATGCTTCGGCCGCCCTGGATTACGAACACCTGATCAAACGGGAAACCGGTGACCCGCCCAAATTCGACCTCATCCTCCTCGGAGTGGGTGACGATGGCCATACCGCATCGCTTTTCCCCGGAACGACCGCCCTCGAAGAGTCGATCCGCCCGGTGGTGGTCCATGAAGTGCCCCAACTCAAGGCCAAACGGCTGACCTTCACCTACCCGGCCTTCAAACGGGCGCGTGCCGTCTGGTTCCTGACCCGCGGCACCAGGAAAAAAACCTGGGTCGACCGGATGGCCGCCGGGGAGGCGTCCGCCTTCCCCGCAGCCCGCGTGCACTGCGACCTGACCGAGCCGGTCATCCACCACTGCGCGGCTTGAGCCCCGCAGGAGGCGGGAAAAATCCGTTGCCGCACCCCGCACCTTGGACTAAATTCCTCACTCCCCGAAGGGACCCCCCATGCCCACCTCCACCCCCACTCCTTCCGCTCCCACCCGCAACGCCAAACCTTTCAGCGTGGTCATCTTTGGCGCCAGCGGCGACCTGACCCGCCGCAAGCTCGTCCCGGCCTTTTTCGGCCTGTGGAAGGAACAGGCCCTTCCCCAGGATTTCGAGATCATCGGCTTCGCCCGCCGCGAAAAAACCGATGAATCCTTCCGCGAAGAAATGAAGGAAGGCACGACCAAGTTCTCCCGTCTGGCCCCGGTGAGCGACAGTGATTGGAACGAATTCTCAAAGCATGTCTCCTACCACGTGGGCAATTTCGACGACGCCACCTCCTACCAAAAACTGGCCGAGAAGTTGAAAAAACTGGCCAAGGAACGTGGCCTGGAACAACAGCTTTTCTACATGGCCACCGCCCCGGAGTTTTTCTCCCCGGTCATGGAGGAATTGAAAAAGGTCGGCCTCGTCGGCCACGGCCTGCCCTCCCGCGTGGTGATCGAAAAACCCTTCGGCCACGACTACCAGTCCGCCCGCACCCTGGTCACCGATCTGCAGAAGTGCATCGACGAGGAATCCCTATACCGCATCGATCACTACCTGGGCAAAGAAACCGTCCAGAACCTGCTCTATTTCCGCTTCGCCAACTCGATCTACGAACCCATCTGGCAGCGCTCCATGATCGACCACGTCCAGATCACCGTGGCGGAAAAAGAAGGCGTGGGCACGCGCGGTGGCTACTACGACGGTGTGGGGGCGATGCGCGACATGGTGCAAAACCACCTCATGCAACTCCTGACCATCACCGCGATGGAACCCCCCGGTTCGCTCCACTCCGAAGCCATCCGCGATGAAAAGGTCAAGGTCCTGCGCTCGATCCCGACACCCCGGTTGGAAGTCGTGCCCCAGATCTCCGTCCGTGCGCAATACAATGGCTACAAGACGGCCGACCGGGTCGCCCCCGATTCCGTCACCGAAACCTACGTCGCCCTCAAGCTCTACATCGACAACTGGCGCTGGGCCGGTGTTCCCTTCTATCTGCGCACCGGCAAGGCCCTCTCCACCCGCGCCAGTGAAATCGTCGTTGTCTTCAAACGGCCACCGATGTCCCTCTTCCAGGCCAGCGAGCGGGAATACGTCCACCGCAACCGCCTCCACATCCGCCTGCAACCCGAGGAAGGCATCCACTTGAATTTCAACGCCAAGGTTCCCGGGAAGAGCGTCATGAGCGCGGTCGACATGGACTTCCAATACAAAAGCAAATTCGGTTCCTATTCCCCCGAGGCTTACGAACGGCTCCTGCACGACTTCACCGTCGGTGACTCCACCCTTTTCACCCGCGCCGATGAAGTCTTGGAAGCCTGGCGTCTGGCCGATGCCATCTACGCCGGTTGGAAGGACGCCCCCGTGGCCAACTACGAGGAAAACAGCTGGGGCCCGGTGGAATCGGACAAGCTCCTCGCCCGCGACGGCAACCGCTGGATCGAACTCGGCCAGCGCTGAAAAGCCTGCCAGGGTCGCGGTTGTATCAATCGCTAGCGCTCCGGAAGGGCACCGTCTCCAGCCCCTCCGGCCGGAAGCGCAGCTCCACCGCCCCGCAATCGTCCTGTTGCAGCACCCTCACGCCCAAACGCTCCACGTCCCGCCAAAAATGGTCGTCGAGTGAATGGTCAGGTTGGTAGCCGCGACCCGGACGGATCAGGACCGAGGGCCGAACCGCTTCCAGCCACGCGCTGGAAAGATTGAGCCCGGCCGAGTGTTCCCCCTGCAGCAGAACATCCGCGCGCAACCCGGCACCCGCGGCCAGAAGGCGTCGCTCGACTTCGGCCGAGATATCCCCCGCGAACAAAACCGCCCCACCGGGGCCGGAGGCGCGGAAGACAAGGCCGCGGTCTTCCAATCGTTCCAGGTCCATTTCCGACCCCGGCCACAACACCTCGATGGTCCAGCCGCCCGGCCAGGAAAAGCGGTCCCCCCTGCGCCAGAATCGTTTGCCCTTGCCCTGCTCCTGCAACGCGGCCAGCCAGCGGTGCTGGACCCCCGAACGGGAACGCCAGCCGGAGTCGACCCATTCCCGCACCGGCACCCCGGCCAGGATCTGCGTGGCCGAACCCATCCGCCGGGCACCGCCGTGTCCGAGGACCACGGCCTCCCACTCGTTGATCCCCTGCCAACGACGGAAGGAATCGACCAGGTATTCCCAGGTTCTTTCCGGACCGGGATCGAGGAGCAGGGCACGACCCTCCGCCTGCACCACCACCGGGGCGGCGGGTCCATCGTGAAGAACCGTCATCACCACCGCCCCGGCCGGCGGACGGTCCCAGGGCAGAACGACAAAGCCGTGGCCGCCGGGAACTCCCGCCAAAAAGGTGATGGCACTAGCCATGAATTCCAGGATCCGCGCACTGCACAAATTCGGCAGCAGGGCCAGCGCACCCCAGACCGAACCCACCGCCACCGATACCGACCCCAGAACCAGGACCACTCCCGCCAGCGGAACGACCAGGATGTTTGCCAGCAAAGCCACGGGGGCGAAGAGATGGAAGCAGCCGATGCTGTGCGGAAGCGAGGCCAGCCATGCGGCCAAAGAAACCGCCACCACCGTTCCGACGGCGCGCCAGGCCGATTCGACCCGCAGGCGCCAGGCCGGGAGCAACCGCCGTGGAATCCACGGATCAGGGGCACCCCACCGCACCCAGCAACGCAGCAGAGGCGGGGCCAACAGGGAAAGCCCCAACAACACAACAAACGACAACTGGAATCCCAGATCCGTCAGTATGCGGGGATCCCAGACAAACATGAAAAGGGCCGCCGCCCCGAGAATGTTGAAAAGACCCACGGGACGATACAGGGCCCAACCTACGGATACCAAACCGGCCATGACAAAAGCACGGAAGGCACTCGGTTGCATTCCGGTGCTGAGGCAGAACAAAAGCAGCAGTGGCAACACCAGCCAACTCCAACGCCAACGGATCAACCCCGCGGTCCTCAGCACCAAGACCAACATTCCCAAAATGATGCCCACATTCTGTCCGCTGACGGCAAAGAGGTGCATCGTCCCCGTGACCCGGAACGCCTCTTCCACCGGCTCGGCCATGCCATCGCGGTAACCAAACAACATGGCCGAGAGCAGTCCCGCGGGTTCCGGCCGGTCCTCCAATCCCAGGTTGAGCAGGCGGCGCATGTGGCGTTTGAACGCCACCGCACGATGGAGAAGCCATGAACCCCGCCCGTGTTCGACGGCCACGGCATCGGGGCCATGGAGGTAAAACTGGTAGAGCACCCCACGGCTCCGCAACCAAGCCGCATAATCGAACTGCCCCGGATTCATCGTCACCCGCGGCGGGGCCAGGTAACCGGAGCCCTCGATGACGTCGCCGTAGGCCGGATCCGGATCCGACGGATTTTCGAAACGCACCTGAACCCAGCCGTCCGTTTCCCGCCATTGACCCGACTGATTGATACCCACGACACGCGCGCGGAACTCCCAACGGGTGGAATCGCCGCCCCCGCGGGCCCGGCGTTCTACCGGGTCCTCCGCCACCTCGATGCGTAAACGCGCCTCGGTCGGGGTCAAACCCACTTGGTGGAAAAGATGTGCCGGCGGCAAACTGAGCGCGCGGGCCTGGAACCAGAGGGCTGAGGCCGCCCCCACCGCCATCCACAAAGCCACCACCCGCCACCGCTTGCCGGCCACCCAGGCCAGGCCGGCCGCCGGAAGAAAGAACACCACCCAGGCGATTGGTGGCACTGCTTTGATATGTCCGAGGAGAATGCCTGCGGCCGAAGCCAGGGCCATCCAGAAAAGAGGGCAGGGCACCCCCCGGTCGCCCACATCATGCTCATCAGCCATGGACGCCGGGCAGGTGGTTGAGGCATGGGTAGGATCCCAGCTTCAGGTGGCGACGGATCGCCGTGGTGATGAAGCGCTTGCCCCCGGCCACCGCCTCCTCCAGCGGAAGTCCATGGGCCAGTCCGGCCGCGATGGCTGCAGAATACGTGCACCCGGTCCCGTGCGGGGAAACCCCGGCCACCGTCGCGACCGAATAATGACGCAGGCGACGCCCGTCGTGCAGGACATCGACGGCGCGGGAAAGGCGGAGGTGGCCGCCCTTGACCAGAAACGGGACGCCGAACCGCCTTGCCAGCCATTCCGCCGCCCCTTCCACATCGGCCAGGGAGGTGAGTTTTTTTCCGGTCAGCACGCCGGCCTCATCGAGGTTGGGCGTGACCAGGGCCGCCAGGGGAAAGATGAGGGCCTGCATCGCCCGCACCGCCGCAGGCTTGAACAAAAGGGCCCCACTGCTGGCCACCAAAACCGGGTCGACCACCAGCGGCGGTCGCCTGCGGGGCGGCAGCGCCGCCAAAGCTCCGGCGACAGCGCGCATGATGGCTCCCGAATAGAGCATGCCGGTTTTCGCCCCGGCCACCGGGAAGGCTTCAAAAACCAATCGGATCTGCTCCGACACCG includes:
- a CDS encoding glucose-6-phosphate isomerase, with the translated sequence MSTPHWKKYTETLYRHEGLDLSLDISRMNFPEGYFSTMAPATTKALADMKALEGGAIANPDEKRMVGHYWLRNPAITPDAALKKEIIDTLADVKQFAASVHSGAVRPPKFPKFERVLIVGIGGSALGPQLLADALGTSADKMHVHFLDNTDPEGMARVLTAIGTDLGRTLVLVISKSGGTPETRNGMLEVQAAYQARGLDFAPHAVAITGVGSNLDKVAVAGGWLKRFPMWDWVGGRTSVMSTVGLVGMALQGIDIDAFLEGAKEMDAATRAGEVRQNPALLLALMWHHAGSGRGAKDMVVLPYKDRLVLFSKYLQQLVMESLGKEKDLDGKTVHQGIAVYGNKGSTDQHAYVQQLRDGINNFFATFIEVRQAGGARVEVDPGFTSGDYLQGFLRGTRAALSEGGRENITVSIAAVSPRTLGALIALYERAVGFYASFVNINAYHQPGVEAGKKAASRLLELQSKTVAALASASASGPVTAETLAAGLSADPEDVYHVLNHLAANGGARVTRGTSPALDQFTK
- a CDS encoding thioesterase family protein, whose protein sequence is MSAHSHPEVPELALPVKIYFYDTDAGGVVHNVAYLRLIEQARSELAEHLGWPLAEMTGGRDCPVVARTEIDYLRPARLGDPLEIVGRLTGIERVRFHLEFEMRRTDDATVLVRCRQIMVPVNLATGRPQPLRPDWKEKWPHLFR
- a CDS encoding ComEC/Rec2 family competence protein → MADEHDVGDRGVPCPLFWMALASAAGILLGHIKAVPPIAWVVFFLPAAGLAWVAGKRWRVVALWMAVGAASALWFQARALSLPPAHLFHQVGLTPTEARLRIEVAEDPVERRARGGGDSTRWEFRARVVGINQSGQWRETDGWVQVRFENPSDPDPAYGDVIEGSGYLAPPRVTMNPGQFDYAAWLRSRGVLYQFYLHGPDAVAVEHGRGSWLLHRAVAFKRHMRRLLNLGLEDRPEPAGLLSAMLFGYRDGMAEPVEEAFRVTGTMHLFAVSGQNVGIILGMLVLVLRTAGLIRWRWSWLVLPLLLLFCLSTGMQPSAFRAFVMAGLVSVGWALYRPVGLFNILGAAALFMFVWDPRILTDLGFQLSFVVLLGLSLLAPPLLRCWVRWGAPDPWIPRRLLPAWRLRVESAWRAVGTVVAVSLAAWLASLPHSIGCFHLFAPVALLANILVVPLAGVVLVLGSVSVAVGSVWGALALLPNLCSARILEFMASAITFLAGVPGGHGFVVLPWDRPPAGAVVMTVLHDGPAAPVVVQAEGRALLLDPGPERTWEYLVDSFRRWQGINEWEAVVLGHGGARRMGSATQILAGVPVREWVDSGWRSRSGVQHRWLAALQEQGKGKRFWRRGDRFSWPGGWTIEVLWPGSEMDLERLEDRGLVFRASGPGGAVLFAGDISAEVERRLLAAGAGLRADVLLQGEHSAGLNLSSAWLEAVRPSVLIRPGRGYQPDHSLDDHFWRDVERLGVRVLQQDDCGAVELRFRPEGLETVPFRSASD
- a CDS encoding NADP-dependent isocitrate dehydrogenase → MTQPTILYTLTDEAPALATYSLLPIVQAYSKQAGVSVETRDISLSGRILAAFRDLLPAGQQVPDALAELGALTLKPEANIIKLPNISASVPQLKAAIAELQAKGYALPAYPEVPQNAAEKDAKARYDKVKGSAVNPVLREGNSDRRAPKAVKDYARKHPHSMGAWTKDSKTAVATMGRDDFFSNEKSVTVPEAVTVRIEFVPTGSATAVVLKDNLPLQAGEILDGTFLSRRALVAFYQQQIARAKQDGVLFSLHLKATMMKVSDPILFGHAVKVFFRNLIADHGPLLEKLGVDFNNGLGDLVAKIASLPPDQKAAIEAGILAAYEAGPALAMVNSDKGITNLHVPSDVIVDASMPAMIRTSGRMWNAQGKPQDTLAVIPDSCYAGVYQTVIDFCKKQGALDPRTMGSVSNVGLMAQAAEEYGSHNKTFELPSNGTVRVVTVPTPGGGGQKAEVLMEHAVEAGDIWRACQTKDAPVRDWVKLAVSRARASKTPAVFWLDEKRAHDAQIIAKVNTYLKDHDTSGLDLRILPPAAACQFSLERIVQGLDTISVTGNVLRDYLTDLFPILEVGTSAKMLSIVPLMNGGGLFETGAGGSAPKHVEQFLQDNYLRWDSLGEFFALAPSFEHIATTYQHEKARVLAETLDAATGKFLENDRSPGRKLGTLDNRGSHFYLALYWAQELAAQTKDRELQSVFTPIARELEGNEARIVEELKSVQGHPVDIGGYYRPDEAKAVAALRPSKTLNTILAKL
- the thiD gene encoding bifunctional hydroxymethylpyrimidine kinase/phosphomethylpyrimidine kinase — translated: MPNRRIPVTLTIAGSDNSGGAGLQADLKTFTTLGTYGTTAVTCVVAEHPGRVTRIDPLPPEAVSEQIRLVFEAFPVAGAKTGMLYSGAIMRAVAGALAALPPRRRPPLVVDPVLVASSGALLFKPAAVRAMQALIFPLAALVTPNLDEAGVLTGKKLTSLADVEGAAEWLARRFGVPFLVKGGHLRLSRAVDVLHDGRRLRHYSVATVAGVSPHGTGCTYSAAIAAGLAHGLPLEEAVAGGKRFITTAIRRHLKLGSYPCLNHLPGVHG
- the zwf gene encoding glucose-6-phosphate dehydrogenase yields the protein MPTSTPTPSAPTRNAKPFSVVIFGASGDLTRRKLVPAFFGLWKEQALPQDFEIIGFARREKTDESFREEMKEGTTKFSRLAPVSDSDWNEFSKHVSYHVGNFDDATSYQKLAEKLKKLAKERGLEQQLFYMATAPEFFSPVMEELKKVGLVGHGLPSRVVIEKPFGHDYQSARTLVTDLQKCIDEESLYRIDHYLGKETVQNLLYFRFANSIYEPIWQRSMIDHVQITVAEKEGVGTRGGYYDGVGAMRDMVQNHLMQLLTITAMEPPGSLHSEAIRDEKVKVLRSIPTPRLEVVPQISVRAQYNGYKTADRVAPDSVTETYVALKLYIDNWRWAGVPFYLRTGKALSTRASEIVVVFKRPPMSLFQASEREYVHRNRLHIRLQPEEGIHLNFNAKVPGKSVMSAVDMDFQYKSKFGSYSPEAYERLLHDFTVGDSTLFTRADEVLEAWRLADAIYAGWKDAPVANYEENSWGPVESDKLLARDGNRWIELGQR
- the pgl gene encoding 6-phosphogluconolactonase — protein: MILREYPDESSWLETLLLEWRALGGEAVARRGAFQVALCGGSTPGAFYRALARSDWPWSATHLFIGDERCVGPEHKDSNYRMIFESLYPKKPVLHRWKTEMRDYASAALDYEHLIKRETGDPPKFDLILLGVGDDGHTASLFPGTTALEESIRPVVVHEVPQLKAKRLTFTYPAFKRARAVWFLTRGTRKKTWVDRMAAGEASAFPAARVHCDLTEPVIHHCAA